A window of Hymenobacter aerilatus contains these coding sequences:
- a CDS encoding DUF4625 domain-containing protein, with protein MKKINHFSYHLASALHTTRTLLALLLFATLLSACNDDNEPTPAAQPTISNVEIGLGNNEMGTIGGDFHLNADIVAGDKIDLVTVKIQQRAGETYAKTWQHEIVWEQYKGAKNTTVHKHFDIPADAAEGKYDFLIIVTDENGTKLEEKRSLTIYKQENMPVNPTQTIFNVFKNDLRYYRRGVFATPGEKLAKGDKLTSQVAISGVKGDGKMYLLLINKKLNHRPESIEQIDFSKAIVYDVVEHKNMAASGDFSNSTSDPVTNTAIRDWPNFTIGGTTDNNAPTPNAISGSKAWESGTYYYGVVYKNTTYNISFFQYIEVPIEL; from the coding sequence ATGAAAAAAATTAATCACTTCTCGTACCACCTGGCGTCAGCGCTCCACACCACGCGCACGCTGCTGGCGCTGCTGCTGTTTGCTACCCTGCTTTCAGCCTGTAATGACGACAACGAGCCCACACCAGCTGCTCAGCCTACCATCAGCAACGTAGAGATTGGCCTGGGAAACAACGAGATGGGTACTATTGGTGGGGACTTTCACCTGAACGCCGACATTGTGGCCGGCGATAAGATTGATTTGGTGACAGTGAAAATTCAGCAGCGGGCGGGCGAGACCTACGCCAAGACGTGGCAGCACGAGATAGTGTGGGAGCAGTACAAAGGCGCCAAGAATACGACCGTGCACAAGCACTTCGACATCCCGGCCGACGCGGCCGAGGGCAAGTACGATTTCCTGATCATCGTGACCGACGAGAACGGAACCAAGCTGGAGGAAAAGCGCAGCCTGACCATCTATAAGCAAGAGAACATGCCCGTTAATCCCACGCAAACCATCTTCAACGTATTCAAAAATGACCTGCGGTATTACCGGAGAGGCGTATTCGCCACGCCGGGCGAGAAGTTGGCTAAAGGGGATAAGCTCACGTCGCAGGTTGCCATCTCCGGCGTGAAAGGCGACGGCAAAATGTACTTGTTGCTGATCAACAAAAAGCTGAATCACCGCCCCGAGTCCATCGAGCAGATCGACTTCAGCAAAGCCATTGTGTATGATGTGGTTGAACACAAGAACATGGCTGCGTCCGGCGACTTCTCTAATTCTACGTCTGATCCGGTTACGAATACCGCTATTCGTGACTGGCCTAACTTCACCATTGGCGGCACCACTGACAACAACGCGCCCACACCTAACGCCATCAGCGGCAGCAAGGCCTGGGAGTCAGGCACCTACTACTACGGGGTAGTGTACAAGAATACCACCTACAACATAAGCTTCTTCCAGTACATCGAAGTGCCCATTGAACTATAG